The Natrinema saccharevitans genome includes the window TCCTGACGGTGCTGTGGATGCGGTTCGTTCCCGACGGGTTGGACGATCGGCTCCTCGTCGACGGGATCCTCTTGATCGGCGGCCCGCTCGCGCTGGGGCTGTCCCACGGGCGACGCGTCGGCTGGCGGGCCGACCGGGTCGCGGTTCGGAACGCGGTCCTGCTCGGGCTGTTCGTGTTGCCGTTCTATCTGGTCGGCTCGACGCTGCCGACGATCCGCGCGTACTACCCGATCTGGGAGACGTCGGCCGCGCCGGCCGCGTTCGTCCCCCACGCGATCAAGCTCTTCGTCCTCGCGCTGGCCGCCGAGACCTACTACCGGGGCCTGCTGTGTGTCGGCGTCCGGGAACTGGGCTTCGGCGCGGTGTTCATCAGTCCCGTCGTCTACATGCTTCACCACACCTCGAAGCCGCCGATCGAGTTCCTGCTGTCGGGGCCGACCGACGTCCTGTTCGGGGCCGTCGACTACACCTCCGACTCGATCCTCCCCTCCGTGATCGCCCACGGCGGCGGGCTCGTCTTACTGGACTGGCTCGTTCTTCACGACCCGCTGTTCGATCCGGCTCCGGTCCTGAACGTCCTCGAGGCGCTGCCGCTCCCGCTCTGACGATCCTTTCGCTGCGCCCAACAGTATAGAACATCAACACTTATGGCCACCAGCCGAGTGGATCGCGTATGGACGCCCGGACGTCGTTTTTCGCCCTCCTCGTCTCCATCCTCGCCGGCGTCGCCGCCCTGCTGGTCCGCCCGCTGCTCGAGTACGTCCTCGGAGCCTGCCTGCTCGCGGTCGTCCTCCGGCCCGCGTACGAACGGCTGGCACCGCGGTTCGGCGACCGCGTCGCCGCGCTCGCGCTGACCGCACTCGTGATCGTCGCCGGCCTCGTACCGCTCGTACTCGTCTCGCTCGTCGTCGTTCGAACGGCCGCCTCGACGCTCGAGAACGTCTCAGTCGAGGGGCTCACGGCGTACGGTGGCGAGGTGGCACGGACCGAACTCGGCATCGAGCGGGAGTCGGTGGCGGTCGTCGAATCCGAACTGCAGACGCGGGTTCAGGAGGCGGTTGCCAGCGTCGTTGACGTCACGTTCGAGCGGTCGGTCTGGCTCCTTTCGACGGCCGTCGACGTGGCGATCGGAACGGTCGTGTTCGCGTTTTTGCTGTACTACCTGCTCGTCGACGGCGCCGCGTTGCTCGCCTGGCTGCGCCGGATCGTCCCGCTCGAGTCGGCCGTCGTCGACGAGCTGTTCGCGGAGGTCCACGCGGTCACGTGGGCGGTTCTCCGCAGTCACGTTCTCGTCGCGGTGTTGCAGGGGGCACTCGGCGGCATCGGGCTGGCCCTGCTCGGCGTGCCCTCCGCCACCGTTCTGGCGGTGGTCCTGTTGTTCGCGTCGTTCCTGCCGACGGTCGGCGTCTGGCTCGTCTGGGGCCCGGTCACGGTCGCTCACGCGGCCGCGGACGGGCCGGCGAGCGCGGCCGTCCTGCTCGGCTACGGGATCGTCGTACTGGCGGTCGCCGACTACTACCTGCGGTCGATCCTCGTCGATCGCCGGTCCGGGCTCCATCCCGCACTGGCCCTGCTCGGGGTCATCGGCGGAATCTCGCTGTTCGGCGTCGTCGGGCTGTTCGTCGGCCCGGTGATCCTCGGGGCGTTCGTCGCCGCGTTGCGGGTCGCGAACCGCCGTCTCGAGCCCGTCTCGACCGAGTCCGGAACCGAGATCGAACGGGAATCCCCGGTCGTCGAGACCGAACGGTAGGCCCACTCAGTCGGCGTACTGGGCGCTCTCGCGGCGACTCGTCGTCGGCACCCCCCAGCCTGACCCCGCCATCGCGAACAGCACGAGCGGCGACAGCACGCCGAACAGGTAAAACGGCGCGTACTCGAGGGTGGGGACGCCGGTCGCGGAGGCCATGAAGACGCCGCCGGCGTGCCAGGGGAGCAGTGCGCCGGTCGGCGTCCCGGCGGCCTCGACGGCCCGCGAGAGTTCGTCGCTGTCGAGACCGAACTCCTCGTAGAGGTTACGCAGCGTCAGCCCCGGCAGGACGATGCTCATGTACTGCTGGGCGGTCAGGACGTTGACCAGGATCGCCGACGCGCCGGTGCCGGCGATCAGGCTCCCGGAGCTGCGGACGCCCTGCGAGAGGCGATGGGCCAGGACCGCGAGGACGCCGGTCCGCTCGAGGAGGCCCCCGAGCGAGAGCGCGGCGACGACGACGGTGATCGTCCAGGCCGAGCCGGTGAGTCCGCCGGTCGCGAGGAGGTCGTTCACGAGGTCGGTGCCGGTCTCGGGCGCGGTCCCGCTCATGAAGACCTCCCAGGCGGCGACGAAGCCGGTGCCCTGCACCGCGATCGAGGTGAGGACGCCGGCGAAGACGCCGGCGACGAGCGTCGGGAGTGCGGGATAGCCGTAGAGGGCCAGCCCGAAGGTGACCACGAGCGGCAGGAAGACGAGGATCGAGAGATCGTACGCGCCCGCGAGCGCGGTCTGGATCTCGGCGACTCGGTCGGTCGGGATCTCCCCGGCCGCCCGGAGTCCGAGGACGGCGAACCCGGCCACGGAGAGGCCGAAGGCGACGGCCGTCCCGGTTCGCATGCGACGGATGTGGTCGTACAGCGGCGTGTTCGTCACGCCGGCCGCGAGGTTGGTCGTATCGGAGAGGGGAGACTGCTTGTCGCCGGCGTAGGCCCCCGAGATGACCGCGCCGACGGTCATCGGCGCGGGGACGCCCAGCCCCGCGCCGATCCCGACGAACGCGACGCCGAGCGTGCCGACCGTGGTCCACGAGGAGCCGATCGAGAACGCCACGACGGCCGCCAGTATCGCCGCGACGGGCAGGAAGACGGACGGCGTGAGCAACTCGAGGCCGTAGTACATCATCGCCGGGATCGTTCCCGCCTCGACCCAGGTGGCGATCAGCGCGTAGATCGTAAAGATGATCAGCAGCGCCTGGATCCCCATCAGGAGACCGTTGGCAACGCCGTCGGAGAGTTCGGGCCAGTCGTAGCCGAGATAGATGCCGAACGCGCCGACGAAGACGATACTCCACAGCAGCGGGACGTGCGGATCGAGCCCGAGGACGGCCGATCCGACCCCGAGGAAGGCGACGACCGCGAGGACCGGAACGAGCGCGAGCGCGAACGACGGCCGCCGTTCGGGCGCGATGTCGTCGATCGTCGTCGGTGTGAAGTCGAAGGTCATCGGCCGGGTTATGCATTTGGAGCATAAAAACTGAACGATACATTACTACTGGGCATGCATCATGGTACCAGTGATCATATTCCGGAACGGACGGGAGTCACGCCCACAGTTCCTTTCGAGACGGGGATCGAACTGACGAGGTCGCGTGCGCTCGCTCGCACCGGCACGAGAAACTACCGTGACGATTGCGGACCGAGAACCGCGCCGTTCGGCGCTCAGTCGCGGCTCGAGAAGGCGCTCAGGTTCGACTGCAGCCCGGCCGCGAGTTCGGACTTGCGGCGCAACCGGGCGAGCGACACCGGCAACTGCGTCGCGACCTCCGAGACCGCGTCGTGGAAGGTCTCGGCCTCGCCGTACTGGCCTTCGAATGCGTTGCGGACGCTCTCGCGGACCTGCCAGACGCCGACCGGAGCCCAGTAGTCGTCCGAGACTTCCCGCAAGACCAGACACTTCGCCTGGCGGCCGATCGACTCGAGGTACTCCAGCACGCCCAGCCGGGCGGCGTAGTAGGCCCCGGCGGTTTCCTCGACGTAGCTCGAGCGGCCTTCGTACCCCTCAGAGGCGCTGGCCATCCAGAGGCCGTCCTCGGGGTCGGGGTTCCAGATGCTGCCCGGCGCTTTCATCTCGACGAGTTCGAACTCCCAGTTGCCCGGCGCGAGGACGATCCAGTAGCGGTTGCCGACGTACTCGTTGGCCCAGACCTGTACCTCGTCGATGCTGGGCGCGTTTCGAATGGTCCCGCGGAGGAACTTCCCGACGGTGTCGTCGACGGCCGTGATCGACCACCGCGTCGGGACGAGCCGGCGCTGTTTCGTCCGCCCGAGCGCGCCCGCCGAGAGGATCGAGTTGATCTCGTAGACGTCGAACCCCCGGCGATAGAGGTAGGTCATCGCCCCCTCGGCCTGCCAGTCGTCGTCCTCCAAGGTCTTCTTGACCGGCCGCGGGACGTGGGGGTTCTCGGTGAGATCCGCGTTGCGGGCGTTCGCGCGGGGACCCCGCGGCGTCGCCACGTCCGTCCCGGCGTCGAGTCCGAGGTCGGGCGTGTCGTCCAGCCCGATCTCGAGATCGACCGGGCGGTCGGCGATGGCGACCTCCCGCTGGACGCCGACGAAGCCGTCCCACGTGTCGTGGACCGACGGCGTCAGTCGACTCGCGATCGACGGCGAGTCGACGTTGGCCCGCTTGTTGGAGTTCAGGAGGCCGGTCCGGCGCTGGAGGACGTCGTCGATCGCGTACCCCTGCCGGTACCAGTCGCCGTCGGTGACGTACTCCTCGGCGTCGCCCTCGTCGCCGACCGGCGAGAGCAGTCCGACGGGGATGTCGGGGTAGTTCGACCGCCCGACGAAGATCGAAGGGGAAGTCGACCCCACGAGCGTGTCACCGCTCAGGGCGTCGTCGAACCGGCGCTCGAACTCCTCCAGGTGGTCCGTGATCGCGTAGGACTTCTCCTTGGCGAGGCGGCGACGCTCGGCCTCCTCGTCGGGCTCTAACTCCTCGATGTAGTCGTCGAGGCGCATTCGGTCGACGTAGGGACGGCACCGGTTTGAATGTTCGTCGTTCCGGCCGTCGATCGGCACCGCTCTCGGAGGCGAGTCCGGACAGAATGTCAGAGGCAGAGGTTCGGTCGGGCGTCGAGTAACCGAACCTCATCCCAACTATCACACGGGGACATAAAATAGCCGCCAGTGCGTTTTCAGAGTCGGAAAACGCCGCGGCTGTGGTCGGACGCCGTCTCGAGCCGCCACCATGTGTCCTGCTACCGCTCGATAGTGGGAGGGATGCGGAAAGACAACCGTTAAAAACGGCGGGCGGGAAAGGATGGATATGAGTACGACCGACGACCGAGAGACGCGTTCCTGCGTCTCCTGTGGGCTCAACATCGCGGGCACGAACGCCGCCGCGTTCAAATGCCCCGACTGCGGCCAGCAGATCTACCGCTGTGCCAAGTGTCGCAAGCAGAGTAACCTCTACGAGTGCCCCGACTGCGGGTTCATGGGTCCATAACAATGGGAAAAGTCGCTGCCAAAATCAAGGTCATGCCGGACAGCCCCGAAATCGACCTGGACGCGCTCCAGGAGCGCCTCGAGAGCGCCCTCCCCGAGGGCGCGAAGATCAACGGCGTCGAACGCGACGATGTCGCGTTCGGCCTCGTCGCGCTCTACCCCACCGTGATCGTCCCCGACGGTTCGGGCGGCACGGAGACCGTCGAGGAGAACTTCGGCGACGTCGACGGCGTCGAAAGCGTCGAAGTCGAAAACGTCGGCCGGATATAACCGGTCAGTAGCCGATTTTCGGCTGTTTTCGTCAGTCGTGAGCCACGGGGCCGTCGATTTCTCCGTCCGAGACGGGGACCGTCGGCACTCGAGCCGACGCCGGCGAAAACGGCGTGAAAACGGACGCCAGCGGAGCAGCGGTAGTGCCGGGTTCGACCGCCCTCACTGTTCCTGCTCGCGGTTCGCACCGAGATCGGCCTCCGAGACGATCTCCGCGCCGATCGGCGAGAGGTCGACGGTCACGTCCTCGGTGACGGCCTTGCTGATCTCGTCTAGGTTCCCCGCGAGGACGGTCAACACGTCGTCGGGGTTCGCGTAGAGCAGCATGTTCCCGTCCTGGCCCTCCGCGACGAGTTGCGTGTCGTTCAGCACGACCTGATCGTTCTGGATCGTCGCCGAGACGACCGGCAGCGCCGCGGGCTTGCCCGGTTCGTCGTCCTTGACTTTACGGATGTGGACCGCATCGAGGTCGATGACTTCCTTGTGTTTCTTGATCTGTTCGGCGCAGTTTACCATGTCGTTGAGCAGCGCGGTTCGCTTCTCGTTACCGTGATCGCCGTCGAGACAGTGCTGGCAGACGCGGAGTTCGAGTCGCATTGGGCGCCCCTACGCGAGCGACACCGATGAGAATTCCGCTTCGATTCCTCGAGACCCCGCGCACCGCCCGCGAGCCGCGTTCGGACACGATGCCCTACGCTTGCAGTTTCTCGTGAATCTCCCGAAGCCGCTCGGTCCCCCGTTCCACGTAGCCGCCGTGAAAGCACACCACGTGGTCGATCTCGCGGTCGGCCAGGCGTCCGACCGAGTCGGTCGCCCGCTCCATGTCCGGCGTGAAGTGGGGCTTCGGTCCGGCCAGCGGCTCGTCGCCGTCCGCGACGAGCGCGTCGCCGGCGATCAGCAGGTTCCCCTCGGGGAGGTACAGCGAGACGTGGCCGGGGGCGTGACCCGGCGTCGCCACGACCTCCATCGGCCCGGCCAGCGTCGGGAACCGAACCCCGTCGGCCAGTTCGATGTCGACGTCGACCGGCGGATACCGGTCGCCGTCGCCCTTGATCGGTTCCCGGTCGCCCGTCAGGTACGGCGCTTCCTCGCGGTGTGTCGCGACGACCGCATCGACGCGTTCGAGCAGGGCCGCGAGGCCGCCGGCGTGATCGCCGTCGTGATGCGTCAGCAGGACCAGCCAGATGTCTTCGAGTTCGTACCCCAGCGACCGCAGGTGCGTTCGAATCCCCTCGCGGGCACCCTCCGGGCCGGCGTCGATCAGGATCGGGCCGCGCTCGGTCTCGACGAGCGTCGGCGTGATGGTGATCTCCCGACCGCCGTACTCTACCGTCAGCGGCAGCACGTGGACGCCCGCGCCGCGTTCGTCAGCCGTCATGCTCGAGTCGTCGACGGCGACCACAAAAGGTCGTTCGCCTCCGATCGCCACACCGTCCCGCAGCCAATAATGTGCTAATTTATAATAATTCGTAATAAATTATTTTAGTATGAGGGACAGAACTATCGGTAATGGCTCTCGAATCGATCAATTCTGTCCTCGAGGTCGAATCGGACCCGTTCTCGAACGCACCACAGCGGACCCTTTCGGAGACGGTTCGGCCGTTGGCCGACGCCTACGACGAGCGGATCGGTGACCGTGACCGGTCGACGTGGCGCTGGTTCGACGCGGTCGAACCGGCGTTCCGACTGTCCTGTGTCGACGACGGGGCTGGCCAGCGCGTCCACGACGCGAAGGTCCTCGCGACGATGTTTATTACAGTCATCGACGACGTCGCCGAACGCCACGGTGACCGCGCGACCCTCGAGGAACTCCGCCTCGTGCCGTTCGATTCCCGGGCGGCCGATCCGACGCGAGCGGGTGTCGACGGCGAGTACGTCCGGTTCCAGCGGGACCTCTGGGGCGCGCTTTGCGAGCAGTTCCGGGCGGGTCCACGCGCCGACGAATTCGAGACCCTGTTCCGGTTCGACGTTCGACAGGCGCTCCAGTCGGTCGACTACTCGGCGTTGCTGGCCCGCCATCCCGGCCTCACGAGCGAGCGCGAACTCCTGACTTACGACGTCTACAACATGATGCTATTCCCGTTCGCCGACATCGACATCGCAAACGCGAGCGCGTTCGATCCGAGCGACCTCTCGACGCTCCGGACCGTCGTCGATCACGGCCAGCGAATGGCGCGGATCGGCAACTGGCTGGCCACCTGGGAGCGGGAACTCGCCGAGGGAGATTACAGTTCCGGCGTCGCCGTCCGAGCCCTCGAGTCGGGAGTCGTCTCGCCCGCGGAACTTCGAACGCTCCGGAACGAGTCGACCGACGCGGCCGTCGCGTCCGTGATCGAGCGGATCCGCGAGTCCGACATCGAGACCGCCTTCGTCGAGCAGTGGGGCCGCGAGTTCGAGACCGCGATCGGCGCTTGCGTCGACGGCGAATCGTTCGACGCACGCGCCTACCTCGAGGGGTTCGAGCCGATCTTCCGCTCGCAACTCGCGCGACGGGCCCGGGCCAGGGAGTAAGCACATACGGACCGCTGTAAGTCATATCCGGAGCGACCGCAGGACGGCTCGCGGTCGTTCCGGGGAACAGTTACACCAGCCCGTATCAGGCGAGCGCGGCGTCGATCGCGCTCTCGAGGTCGGCGATCAGGTCGTCGACGTGTTCGATCCCCACCGAGACGCGGATCAGGCTGTCCGAGAGGCCGGCCGCGAGCCGTTCCTCCCGCGGAATGGCGGCGTGGGTCATCGGCGCCGGCTGTTCGATCAGGCTCTCGACGCCGCCGAGGCTCTCCGCGAGCGTGAAGACCTCGGTGTTCGAGACGACCGCGCTCGCTTGCTCGAGGCTCGCGTCGAGTTCGAAGCTCAGCATGCCGCCGAAGTCGTCCATCTGCTCGGCGGCGATCTCGTGGCCGGGATGGGACTCGAGGCCGGGGTAGTAGACCCGGTCGACGTCGGGGTGGTCGTCGAGCCACTCCGCAATCTGTCGCGCGTTCTCACAGTGTCGGTCCATCCGGACGGGGAGGGTCTTGGTCCCCCGGAGGACGAGAAAGGACTCGAAGGGGCCGGGCGTCGCGCCGACGGAGTTCTGGTAGAAGCCCAGTCGCTCGTCTATCTCCTCGTCGTTGGTCAGGAGGGCCCCGCCGACGACGTCGGAGTGGCCCCCGAGGTACTTCGTCAGGGAGTGGGAGACGATGTCCGCGCCCAGATCGAGCGGCCGCTGGAGGTACGGCGTGGCGAACGTGTTGTCGATCGCACACAGCGCGCCGTGGTCGTGGGCGATCTCGGCCGCCCCCGCGATGTCGACCACCGACATGAGCGGATTCGTCGGCGTCTCGAGCCAGAGCAGTGCCGTCTCCTCGCGGAACGCGGCCTCGATCTCGTCGAGGTCGGTCATATCGACGAAGGAGAACTCGAGGTCGTAGTCCTCGTAGACCTGCGTGAAGATGCGGTGGGTCCCGCCGTAGACATCGTTGCCGGTGACGACGTGATCGCCGGCCTCGAGCAGGTTCAGAACGGTGTTGATCGCGGCCATCCCGCTGGCGAAGGCCCGGCCGTGTTCGGCGTTCTCGAGGCTCGCGAGGTTTTCCTCGAGGTCGGTTCGCGTGGGGTTCCCGGTGCGGGAGTACTCGTAACCACGGTGGTCCCCCGGGGCGTCCTGCTTATACGTGGAGTTCGCGTGAATCGGCGTCATCAGCGCGCCCGTGTCGGAATCGGGTTCCTGACCGGCGTGGATGGATCTGGTCTCGATCCGACGGTCGTGGTCGTCGTCCATACCCGTACGAGTGCCCCGCGGTCGGATCACTGTTGTGGACGCCGTTGTCGCAGTCGGTTGCAGAAGCGAGGATTCTTGCCCGCTCGCGGCTGCTGAGGATGGTGTTTCCCCACAGGTAACCGTCCCGGCTTACTGGTTTTGCTCCCGGTCGCGTCGGCCCACGAACGTCTGGTATTTGAGATCGTCGTCGCGTAGCTCCTCGAGGATGCGCTCGACGAGGATCTCGTCGGGGTCGTGCAGCCCCGAGACGCGCTCGGATAGCTCCTCGAAGCTCTCGAAGGGTTTGCGCTTTCGCTCGTCGAGGATGCCGTTGCGGAGTTTCTTCCCGATCCCCGGCAGCAGGTTCAGTTGGTGGAGCCGCAGCGTGATCGGCTGGGCGTCGTTGTAGAAGTCGACGAACCGCTCCTCGTTCTCCTCGACCAGATCGGCCACGACGTACTCGAGTTCCGATTGGGCACCCGAGGAGAGGTCCTCGTACTCGACGCGGTGACACTCGGTGACGATGCCGCGCTCGGCGGGCGGTTCGACGACGACTTCGCTGCCGATCGTGAGTCGCTCGTCCTCGTCGAAGGCGACCTGATAGAGCTGGAAGTCCTCGATTCCGACGGCGTACCCTGCCGGTGACTTCTCGTACTGCGGTCGGCCGTCGTCAGACAGCCCGTGGGCGAGGTAATCCAACACGACCGCGCGCCGAACGTCCGTCTCGTCGCCATCGGCTTCGCTCATTGGTTTACGATACGTCGAGGCCGCACTTAAAGAGTCGGCTCGCTTTCAGTCGGCCGGACGAAACATCCGACGTCGTCGGCGGCCGGTCCGTCTGGTCGGGACGCTCGAGACCGACCGGTCATACGGACTGGTGTAACGATGTCCCGACGCAACCGCCGCCCGGGTGCGGTTGCGCCGGCAATGACTGACAGTAAACCGTCTCAGGCGTACTGTGCGACGACGTTGAGAATCTCGTCGAGTTCGTCCCCCGACAGCGAGTAGCGCTGCTTTGCGTACACCGACCGGAGTTCGTCCCGGTCGCGCGGCAGGAGGTTGGCGATCTTGTACGCGGTCGGCTCGTCTACCTTCTCCAAGTCCTGGAGGTCGTCGACCAGCGCCTGGGCCTCCGCCGGCTCCAGGACCGCGAACCGATTGGCGTGTTCGATCGCTCGCGCGAGTTCGTACCGCAGCTCGCGGTCCTCGTCCATCGCGCGTTCGGCTTCGATGTCGGCGAGCAGCTCCTTCGTCTCCGAGACCGTCAGGAACTCCTCGTCGACGATCTCTTTGAAGATCGTCATCCTGCTTAGATCCGGCTCTTTTCCTGATTCTGTGCGCGCATGTGAGCCGCGGCGACGAGCAGGGTCTTGTCCTTGCCGCCGTCGTTGATCGCGACCTTGAAGACGCTGCCCTGTTTGCCGACGACTTCGCCGGTGCGACCGTCGAATCGCGGGTGGAAGCGACCGTCGGAGACGCTGGGGTCGATCTTCAGGTGGACTTTCTCACCCTCCTCGTACTCCTGAATCGCGCGCTGTGGCGGCGACGTACCGCGGTCTCGAGGATCGTTCGCGAGCTTCTTCCGGGTTCCCTGACGAGGGCCATTAGATTTCGGCATAGTCGTACGCCCGCTTTGTCCGGTGACGGTTATAAAACACACGTATTCCACCCACCAGCTGTATCGGGATCCACGCCCAGCGGCGTTGGCCTCGACTCGCGTCCGCTCACGAGTTGGCGGTACGTCGCACGTCCCCCGAGACCGTCGGTCCCGCACTGTCGACGGACGGCCGAGACGGTGCGTTTACACCCGTCCCGGCCGAAGCGCCGACAATGAGAGACCCAGACGGACTGATCGCCCGAGCGGGCGTGCGGGGCGATCCGGACCGCGATCAACACTTCCTCGTCGACGATCGGGTGCTGGACCGGCTGCCGACCTACCTCGAGGAGATCGGTGCGGACGCGAGTCACCTGCTCGAGATCGGCGGGGGAACGGGCGCACTGACAGACCGACTGCTCGCGGTCGGCGACGAGGTGACCGTCGTCGAGCGCGACCGCGAACTCGCCGCCTTCCTGCGCGAGGAGTTCGCCGACGAGATCGCGGCCGACGAGCTGACCGTGATCGAGGGCGACGCCCTCGAGGTCGACCTGCCCGACTTTACCGCGTCGGTCTCGAACCTCCCCTACGGCGTCTCGAGCGAGATCGCGTTTCGGCTCTTTCCGGAGAAGGAGCCGCTCGTGTTGATGTTTCAGCAGGAGTTCGCCGAGCGGATGGTCGCCGAGCCCGGAACGTCGGAGTACGGCCGGCTCTCGGTCTCGAGCCAGCACTACGCCGACGTCGAACTCGTCGAGTCGATCCCCAAGGAGGCGTTCGATCCCCAGCCCGCCGTCCGGAGCGCGGTGGTCCGGGCCATCCCGCGCGAGCCCGACTACACGGTCGCGGACGAGGACTTTTTCCTGCGGTTCGTCAAGGCCGTGTTCACCCAGCGCCGGAAGACGGTCCGCAACGCCGTCCGGAACACGGCCCACATCTCCGGGCTCGGCGACCCGGACGCGGTCGTCGAGGCGGCCGACGAGGACCTGCTTCGCAAGCGGCCCGACGCGATGGCACCGGCGGAGTTTGCCGCGCTGGCTTCGCTCGCGCGGGACGTCGGCGAACCCGAGACGTAGTCGGTTGCGGGCCCGGGACCTAACGCCGGGTCGAGGCGGCTCGAGCCGAC containing:
- a CDS encoding CPBP family glutamic-type intramembrane protease; the encoded protein is MASEPDRRAVRWLRQRLGLSWVQKSLLFGALLTVLWMRFVPDGLDDRLLVDGILLIGGPLALGLSHGRRVGWRADRVAVRNAVLLGLFVLPFYLVGSTLPTIRAYYPIWETSAAPAAFVPHAIKLFVLALAAETYYRGLLCVGVRELGFGAVFISPVVYMLHHTSKPPIEFLLSGPTDVLFGAVDYTSDSILPSVIAHGGGLVLLDWLVLHDPLFDPAPVLNVLEALPLPL
- a CDS encoding AI-2E family transporter; the protein is MDARTSFFALLVSILAGVAALLVRPLLEYVLGACLLAVVLRPAYERLAPRFGDRVAALALTALVIVAGLVPLVLVSLVVVRTAASTLENVSVEGLTAYGGEVARTELGIERESVAVVESELQTRVQEAVASVVDVTFERSVWLLSTAVDVAIGTVVFAFLLYYLLVDGAALLAWLRRIVPLESAVVDELFAEVHAVTWAVLRSHVLVAVLQGALGGIGLALLGVPSATVLAVVLLFASFLPTVGVWLVWGPVTVAHAAADGPASAAVLLGYGIVVLAVADYYLRSILVDRRSGLHPALALLGVIGGISLFGVVGLFVGPVILGAFVAALRVANRRLEPVSTESGTEIERESPVVETER
- the arcD gene encoding arginine/ornithine antiporter ArcD: MTFDFTPTTIDDIAPERRPSFALALVPVLAVVAFLGVGSAVLGLDPHVPLLWSIVFVGAFGIYLGYDWPELSDGVANGLLMGIQALLIIFTIYALIATWVEAGTIPAMMYYGLELLTPSVFLPVAAILAAVVAFSIGSSWTTVGTLGVAFVGIGAGLGVPAPMTVGAVISGAYAGDKQSPLSDTTNLAAGVTNTPLYDHIRRMRTGTAVAFGLSVAGFAVLGLRAAGEIPTDRVAEIQTALAGAYDLSILVFLPLVVTFGLALYGYPALPTLVAGVFAGVLTSIAVQGTGFVAAWEVFMSGTAPETGTDLVNDLLATGGLTGSAWTITVVVAALSLGGLLERTGVLAVLAHRLSQGVRSSGSLIAGTGASAILVNVLTAQQYMSIVLPGLTLRNLYEEFGLDSDELSRAVEAAGTPTGALLPWHAGGVFMASATGVPTLEYAPFYLFGVLSPLVLFAMAGSGWGVPTTSRRESAQYAD
- the nreA gene encoding DNA repair protein NreA, whose translation is MRLDDYIEELEPDEEAERRRLAKEKSYAITDHLEEFERRFDDALSGDTLVGSTSPSIFVGRSNYPDIPVGLLSPVGDEGDAEEYVTDGDWYRQGYAIDDVLQRRTGLLNSNKRANVDSPSIASRLTPSVHDTWDGFVGVQREVAIADRPVDLEIGLDDTPDLGLDAGTDVATPRGPRANARNADLTENPHVPRPVKKTLEDDDWQAEGAMTYLYRRGFDVYEINSILSAGALGRTKQRRLVPTRWSITAVDDTVGKFLRGTIRNAPSIDEVQVWANEYVGNRYWIVLAPGNWEFELVEMKAPGSIWNPDPEDGLWMASASEGYEGRSSYVEETAGAYYAARLGVLEYLESIGRQAKCLVLREVSDDYWAPVGVWQVRESVRNAFEGQYGEAETFHDAVSEVATQLPVSLARLRRKSELAAGLQSNLSAFSSRD
- a CDS encoding HVO_2753 family zinc finger protein, which translates into the protein MSTTDDRETRSCVSCGLNIAGTNAAAFKCPDCGQQIYRCAKCRKQSNLYECPDCGFMGP
- a CDS encoding elongation factor 1-beta, whose protein sequence is MGKVAAKIKVMPDSPEIDLDALQERLESALPEGAKINGVERDDVAFGLVALYPTVIVPDGSGGTETVEENFGDVDGVESVEVENVGRI
- a CDS encoding MBL fold metallo-hydrolase; this translates as MTADERGAGVHVLPLTVEYGGREITITPTLVETERGPILIDAGPEGAREGIRTHLRSLGYELEDIWLVLLTHHDGDHAGGLAALLERVDAVVATHREEAPYLTGDREPIKGDGDRYPPVDVDIELADGVRFPTLAGPMEVVATPGHAPGHVSLYLPEGNLLIAGDALVADGDEPLAGPKPHFTPDMERATDSVGRLADREIDHVVCFHGGYVERGTERLREIHEKLQA
- a CDS encoding cystathionine gamma-synthase encodes the protein MDDDHDRRIETRSIHAGQEPDSDTGALMTPIHANSTYKQDAPGDHRGYEYSRTGNPTRTDLEENLASLENAEHGRAFASGMAAINTVLNLLEAGDHVVTGNDVYGGTHRIFTQVYEDYDLEFSFVDMTDLDEIEAAFREETALLWLETPTNPLMSVVDIAGAAEIAHDHGALCAIDNTFATPYLQRPLDLGADIVSHSLTKYLGGHSDVVGGALLTNDEEIDERLGFYQNSVGATPGPFESFLVLRGTKTLPVRMDRHCENARQIAEWLDDHPDVDRVYYPGLESHPGHEIAAEQMDDFGGMLSFELDASLEQASAVVSNTEVFTLAESLGGVESLIEQPAPMTHAAIPREERLAAGLSDSLIRVSVGIEHVDDLIADLESAIDAALA
- a CDS encoding DUF655 domain-containing protein; protein product: MSEADGDETDVRRAVVLDYLAHGLSDDGRPQYEKSPAGYAVGIEDFQLYQVAFDEDERLTIGSEVVVEPPAERGIVTECHRVEYEDLSSGAQSELEYVVADLVEENEERFVDFYNDAQPITLRLHQLNLLPGIGKKLRNGILDERKRKPFESFEELSERVSGLHDPDEILVERILEELRDDDLKYQTFVGRRDREQNQ
- a CDS encoding RNA polymerase Rpb4 family protein, with amino-acid sequence MTIFKEIVDEEFLTVSETKELLADIEAERAMDEDRELRYELARAIEHANRFAVLEPAEAQALVDDLQDLEKVDEPTAYKIANLLPRDRDELRSVYAKQRYSLSGDELDEILNVVAQYA
- a CDS encoding 50S ribosomal protein L21e, which produces MPKSNGPRQGTRKKLANDPRDRGTSPPQRAIQEYEEGEKVHLKIDPSVSDGRFHPRFDGRTGEVVGKQGSVFKVAINDGGKDKTLLVAAAHMRAQNQEKSRI
- a CDS encoding 16S ribosomal RNA methyltransferase A, translated to MRDPDGLIARAGVRGDPDRDQHFLVDDRVLDRLPTYLEEIGADASHLLEIGGGTGALTDRLLAVGDEVTVVERDRELAAFLREEFADEIAADELTVIEGDALEVDLPDFTASVSNLPYGVSSEIAFRLFPEKEPLVLMFQQEFAERMVAEPGTSEYGRLSVSSQHYADVELVESIPKEAFDPQPAVRSAVVRAIPREPDYTVADEDFFLRFVKAVFTQRRKTVRNAVRNTAHISGLGDPDAVVEAADEDLLRKRPDAMAPAEFAALASLARDVGEPET